A window of Nitrosopumilus sp. b3 contains these coding sequences:
- a CDS encoding radical SAM protein has translation MAGKRVVLTADRSLMTNYRGNFLYGFIACGPYEVLPEWVFDKVFCPSVETDPITGEVKVAQVGLRRIESSLIQGGYKREDVFMAHPEMLHKSIGPDTKVVGINVMDPLGMAPVTTTMSPEKLSYVAMKFKKMCASIIQLKKKYDFKVVVGGNGAWELAKSDRMKIHGIDTVVVGEADELAVDLFQDLEKNDAPELMHCFVRNLENIPVIEGPTINSLIEAMRGCGRGCDFCDVNKRSKKDLPLERLQHEAKTNLDYGFDSIWLHSDEMLLYGCDNRDFIPNRDAIVDLWKGLKGLGANFVGTTHMTFSAVAADPTLMKQISQINEQDKTGRWLATNLGIETVAPAMVKKHLGVKTKPFSPEEWGSVVREGAKILNENHWFPAATIIIGWPDETPDDIQYTIDMMSDFREMDFRGLVAPLLYQDFSEKNSMHFGNLNEAQFTLFWKCWENNLRVINDIIPIILRNKTYGPPMKIFMYGILKAGTWAIMRYLRGLCKDLFNGRTPDEIIDKYARSRSVSAPKIQTKKL, from the coding sequence TTGGCTGGCAAACGTGTTGTTCTTACTGCTGATCGTAGCTTAATGACAAATTATAGAGGAAATTTTCTTTACGGATTTATCGCATGTGGACCTTACGAGGTTCTTCCTGAATGGGTATTTGACAAAGTTTTTTGTCCCTCAGTTGAAACCGACCCAATCACAGGAGAAGTAAAAGTTGCTCAAGTTGGACTAAGAAGAATTGAAAGCTCATTGATTCAAGGTGGATATAAAAGAGAAGATGTGTTTATGGCTCATCCAGAAATGCTTCATAAATCAATTGGGCCAGATACCAAAGTTGTAGGAATTAATGTGATGGATCCATTAGGAATGGCTCCAGTAACCACAACTATGTCACCTGAAAAATTATCATATGTTGCAATGAAATTTAAAAAAATGTGTGCCAGCATTATACAACTCAAAAAGAAATATGATTTTAAAGTTGTAGTAGGTGGAAACGGGGCATGGGAATTAGCAAAATCAGATAGAATGAAAATTCATGGAATTGATACAGTTGTCGTAGGAGAAGCAGACGAGTTAGCAGTAGATTTATTTCAAGATCTAGAAAAAAATGATGCCCCAGAACTAATGCATTGTTTTGTCAGAAATCTCGAAAACATTCCTGTAATAGAAGGACCCACAATCAACTCATTGATTGAAGCAATGAGAGGTTGTGGAAGAGGATGTGATTTTTGTGATGTAAATAAAAGATCAAAGAAAGACTTGCCATTAGAGAGATTACAACATGAGGCAAAAACAAACTTAGATTATGGATTTGATTCAATTTGGCTACATTCAGATGAAATGCTTCTATATGGATGTGACAATAGAGATTTCATCCCAAACAGAGATGCCATTGTAGATTTGTGGAAGGGACTCAAAGGGCTAGGAGCAAATTTTGTTGGCACCACACATATGACATTTTCGGCAGTTGCTGCTGATCCTACATTAATGAAGCAAATTTCACAAATCAATGAACAGGATAAAACAGGTAGATGGCTTGCAACCAATTTAGGAATTGAAACTGTTGCACCTGCAATGGTAAAGAAACACCTAGGTGTTAAAACAAAACCATTTTCACCTGAAGAATGGGGAAGTGTAGTTAGAGAAGGAGCAAAAATACTAAATGAAAACCACTGGTTCCCAGCTGCTACAATCATAATTGGGTGGCCTGATGAAACTCCAGACGACATTCAATATACCATTGATATGATGAGTGATTTTAGAGAGATGGACTTTAGAGGGCTAGTAGCACCATTACTATATCAAGACTTTAGTGAGAAAAATTCAATGCATTTTGGAAACTTGAATGAAGCTCAGTTTACACTGTTTTGGAAATGTTGGGAAAACAATCTACGAGTAATTAATGATATCATTCCAATCATTCTCAGAAATAAGACATATGGACCACCAATGAAGATATTCATGTATGGAATACTCAAAGCCGGAACATGGGCAATTATGAGATATCTAAGAGGATTGTGCAAAGATCTTTTCAATGGAAGAACACCTGATGAAATAATTGACAAATATGCACGAAGTAGATCCGTATCTGCGCCAAAAATTCAAACTAAGAAATTATAG